The Deltaproteobacteria bacterium genome has a segment encoding these proteins:
- the leuB gene encoding 3-isopropylmalate dehydrogenase: MMPKIAVFPGDGIGPEVVREAMRVLVKVGETEGMSFEFEEELLGGASIDVHGVPMTQAALKIARDSDAVLLGAVGGPKWDELDFEIRPERALLALRKELNLFANLRPAKIFMPLIDASTIKEEIIRDVDIMVVRELTGGIYFGEPRGVTKTENGEEVGVNTLVYTRTEIERVGRVAFEIARKRSGRLTSVDKSNVLESTELWRKVMTGLGAEYPDVELNHLLVDNCAMQLVRYPRQFDVIVTTNMFGDILSDEAAMLTGSIGMLPSASIGGDTGLYEPVHGSAPDIAGQNIANPLATILSCAMMFRYSFHMDDAAGKIEDAVVAVLEHGFRTADIRSAGCTVLSCSDMGDRVIDELESVHR, translated from the coding sequence GTGATGCCGAAGATAGCCGTGTTTCCCGGTGATGGGATAGGCCCGGAAGTGGTCAGGGAAGCAATGAGGGTGCTGGTGAAAGTGGGGGAGACGGAGGGAATGTCCTTCGAATTCGAGGAGGAGCTTCTCGGGGGAGCATCCATCGACGTGCATGGAGTCCCCATGACCCAGGCTGCCCTGAAAATAGCACGGGACTCCGATGCGGTCCTTTTGGGCGCCGTGGGAGGGCCGAAGTGGGATGAGCTCGATTTTGAGATACGGCCCGAGAGGGCGCTTTTGGCCCTCAGAAAAGAGCTCAACCTCTTCGCAAATTTACGGCCGGCGAAGATATTCATGCCCCTGATCGATGCGTCGACGATCAAGGAGGAGATCATCAGGGATGTGGACATCATGGTCGTCCGGGAATTGACGGGGGGAATCTACTTTGGCGAGCCCCGCGGCGTGACAAAGACCGAGAACGGGGAGGAGGTCGGCGTAAATACCCTGGTGTATACGAGAACCGAGATAGAGAGGGTCGGCAGGGTTGCCTTCGAAATCGCGCGAAAGAGATCGGGGAGGCTCACCTCGGTGGATAAATCGAACGTGCTCGAGAGCACCGAACTCTGGCGAAAGGTCATGACCGGTCTCGGCGCCGAGTATCCCGATGTCGAGCTCAACCACCTCCTCGTGGATAACTGCGCCATGCAGCTGGTCCGGTATCCCCGGCAGTTCGATGTGATCGTCACCACCAACATGTTCGGCGATATCCTCAGCGATGAGGCTGCCATGCTGACGGGTTCCATCGGAATGCTTCCCTCCGCTTCCATAGGGGGAGATACGGGGCTCTATGAGCCGGTCCACGGTTCGGCTCCCGACATTGCGGGACAAAACATCGCCAATCCCCTGGCCACCATTCTGTCCTGCGCGATGATGTTCAGGTATTCCTTTCACATGGACGACGCTGCAGGGAAAATTGAGGATGCCGTCGTCGCCGTGCTGGAGCATGGATTCAGGACCGCCGATATAAGGAGCGCCGG
- the leuD gene encoding 3-isopropylmalate dehydratase small subunit (catalyzes the isomerization between 2-isopropylmalate and 3-isopropylmalate in leucine biosynthesis), translated as MKIEGRVWKFGDDVDTDVIIPARYLNTSDPAELARHCMEDLDPEFSGKVSAGDIIVAGKNFGCGSSREHAPIAIKGAGVSAVVARSFARIFYRNSFNMGLPIFEAPEAAERVNEGDELMIDMEAGTITNRTTGDAFTVEPVPRFMRELIDAGGLMEYMKGRVKRSG; from the coding sequence ATGAAAATCGAAGGTAGAGTATGGAAATTCGGTGACGACGTGGACACGGACGTGATCATACCGGCACGTTACCTGAACACTTCGGATCCCGCGGAACTGGCAAGGCACTGCATGGAAGATCTCGATCCCGAGTTCAGCGGGAAGGTTTCTGCAGGAGACATCATCGTCGCCGGCAAGAATTTCGGCTGCGGGTCCTCGAGAGAGCATGCTCCCATAGCGATCAAGGGGGCCGGGGTTTCAGCCGTCGTTGCGCGCTCCTTCGCGAGAATTTTCTATCGAAACTCCTTCAATATGGGGCTTCCCATCTTCGAGGCACCCGAAGCGGCCGAGAGGGTAAATGAGGGAGATGAGCTCATGATTGACATGGAGGCAGGAACCATTACGAATAGAACGACGGGGGATGCTTTCACGGTTGAACCTGTCCCCCGGTTCATGCGGGAGCTCATCGATGCCGGAGGCCTCATGGAATACATGAAGGGAAGGGTCAAAAGGAGCGGGTGA
- the leuC gene encoding 3-isopropylmalate dehydratase large subunit, with protein sequence MGMTLTEKIIAAHAGLERVEPGQLVLAGVDLALGNDITSPIAIKQFESAGIEEVFDAGKVALVPDHFTPNKDIKSAEQVKMMRDFSRKFRIENFFDIGEMGIEHVLLPDRGLVVPGDLVIGADSHTCTYGALCAFSSGVGSTDLAAAMMSGEVWLKVPESILFLLEGKPGRWVEGKDIILYIIGDIGVDGALYRSMEYGGSGLSHLTMAWRFTMANMAIEAGAKNGIFPFDGITREYAEKHAKRAFRVFEADANARYVDVKTYDLSTLEPQVAFPHLPENTRPISSVGNIEIDQVVIGSCTNGRIEDLRSAAEVLRGKRVNGNLRMIVIPATQEIYLQALREGLIELFVSAGGVVSTPTCGPCLGGHMGVLAEGERAVATTNRNFVGRMGHPGSEVYLANPAVAAASAVAGRIAGPDEVL encoded by the coding sequence ATGGGGATGACACTCACTGAAAAGATTATCGCCGCTCATGCCGGCCTTGAGAGGGTGGAGCCGGGGCAGCTCGTTCTTGCCGGGGTCGACCTTGCCCTCGGCAACGACATTACGAGCCCGATTGCGATCAAGCAGTTCGAATCCGCCGGCATCGAGGAAGTTTTCGATGCAGGAAAGGTGGCTCTCGTCCCAGACCACTTTACCCCCAACAAAGACATCAAGTCTGCAGAACAGGTAAAGATGATGAGGGATTTTTCGCGCAAGTTCCGTATCGAGAACTTTTTCGATATCGGCGAAATGGGAATCGAGCACGTCCTTTTGCCCGACAGGGGGCTCGTGGTGCCGGGAGACCTCGTAATAGGCGCCGACAGCCATACATGCACCTATGGTGCCCTCTGCGCTTTTTCTTCGGGGGTGGGAAGCACGGACCTTGCAGCGGCAATGATGAGCGGTGAGGTCTGGCTCAAGGTTCCCGAATCGATCCTTTTCCTGCTGGAGGGGAAACCGGGGAGATGGGTCGAGGGCAAGGATATCATCCTGTACATCATCGGTGACATCGGGGTGGACGGGGCCCTGTACCGGTCGATGGAGTATGGTGGCTCCGGGCTTTCACATCTGACAATGGCCTGGCGCTTCACGATGGCAAACATGGCGATCGAAGCCGGGGCGAAGAACGGGATTTTTCCCTTCGACGGGATAACGAGAGAATACGCGGAAAAGCATGCAAAGAGAGCTTTCAGAGTTTTTGAAGCCGACGCAAACGCCCGTTATGTTGATGTGAAAACGTACGACCTTTCAACGTTGGAGCCGCAGGTGGCCTTTCCCCACCTGCCTGAGAATACCCGGCCGATTTCCTCCGTCGGCAACATCGAGATAGATCAGGTCGTGATAGGTTCCTGCACCAACGGCAGGATAGAAGACCTGAGGTCGGCGGCAGAGGTGTTGAGAGGGAAAAGAGTGAACGGAAACCTGAGGATGATCGTCATCCCTGCCACGCAGGAGATATACCTTCAGGCATTGCGGGAGGGGCTGATCGAGCTGTTTGTTTCTGCCGGAGGCGTCGTGTCGACGCCGACCTGCGGTCCCTGCCTTGGAGGCCACATGGGAGTGCTGGCAGAGGGCGAGAGGGCTGTTGCCACGACGAACAGAAATTTCGTCGGAAGAATGGGACATCCGGGAAGCGAGGTCTACCTCGCAAACCCCGCTGTCGCTGCTGCATCTGCAGTAGCCGGAAGAATAGCCGGTCCGGATGAAGTTCTCTGA
- the pssA gene encoding CDP-diacylglycerol--serine O-phosphatidyltransferase encodes MKRKKRKRREDAQLKGIYILPNLVTSLGLFAGFYSLIATYGGQFKKAAIAIIVAVVMDGLDGTIARATRTTSRFGIEYDSLADLVSFGVAPGFLIYAWALSPYGRIGWLASFLYVVCGALRLARFNIQVDTLERKTFNGLPIPGAATLVASMILLFNYLGGMGTYRHIAVVIAIYILAFLMVSNIKYSSLKDLEIFRKKPFNTLVAFVLLLILLLSEPEVLIFSSALIYIVSGPALYAFQFVRGKRVTSVDKMGQLDKEKEISRDGDDTH; translated from the coding sequence ATGAAGAGGAAGAAGAGAAAGAGAAGAGAGGATGCACAGCTGAAGGGCATCTACATTCTCCCGAACCTGGTGACCAGTCTCGGCCTCTTTGCAGGGTTTTATTCCCTCATTGCCACTTACGGCGGCCAGTTCAAAAAGGCCGCGATAGCAATAATAGTGGCCGTCGTCATGGACGGCCTCGACGGGACAATCGCGAGGGCAACGAGGACCACTTCCAGATTCGGGATCGAATACGACTCTCTGGCGGATCTCGTGTCGTTCGGGGTTGCGCCTGGATTCCTCATCTACGCCTGGGCTCTGAGCCCTTATGGGAGGATAGGATGGCTTGCCTCGTTCCTCTATGTGGTGTGCGGGGCTCTCAGGCTTGCGCGCTTCAACATTCAGGTAGATACCCTTGAAAGGAAGACGTTCAACGGCCTTCCCATCCCGGGGGCAGCGACTCTCGTGGCATCGATGATACTCCTTTTCAATTACCTGGGAGGAATGGGAACGTACCGCCATATTGCCGTTGTTATCGCGATATACATCCTTGCGTTCCTCATGGTTTCAAACATAAAGTACAGCAGCCTGAAAGACCTGGAAATTTTCAGAAAGAAGCCTTTCAACACCCTGGTGGCTTTTGTTCTCCTTCTGATTCTCCTTCTTTCGGAGCCCGAGGTCTTGATTTTTTCCTCCGCCCTCATATACATCGTGTCGGGTCCCGCGCTGTATGCGTTTCAGTTCGTGAGGGGTAAAAGGGTGACGTCAGTCGACAAGATGGGCCAATTAGACAAAGAGAAGGAGATCAGCAGGGATGGGGATGACACTCACTGA
- a CDS encoding phosphatidylserine decarboxylase family protein — protein sequence MAKEGIPFILAFVIAAVVVRLLIPGSKSIPVLLIFLAAFTAYFFRDPERTVPDRPNVVISPADGKVVYVGEGEKGHYFEGPAKKVSIFMSILDVHVNRSPVSGVVREIIYNRGKFFNANSDKASLSNEQNWVIMEKSSQKIAFVQIAGLVARRIVCKIAKGQSLDMGQKVGLIMFGSRIDLYLPQSAEVTVTPGMKVRAGESVIGEL from the coding sequence ATGGCAAAAGAGGGCATACCATTCATACTCGCATTCGTGATCGCGGCAGTGGTCGTGAGATTGTTGATTCCGGGAAGCAAGTCGATACCCGTCCTCCTCATCTTCCTGGCTGCATTCACGGCATATTTTTTCCGGGACCCCGAAAGAACCGTGCCGGACCGTCCGAACGTCGTTATCTCCCCGGCCGATGGAAAAGTGGTCTATGTGGGAGAGGGCGAAAAGGGGCACTACTTCGAGGGACCGGCGAAAAAGGTCAGTATATTCATGTCCATTTTAGACGTTCACGTCAACAGGTCACCCGTGTCGGGGGTGGTAAGAGAGATCATTTACAACAGGGGGAAGTTTTTTAATGCGAACTCGGACAAGGCATCCCTTTCCAACGAGCAGAACTGGGTGATCATGGAGAAGAGTTCACAGAAAATCGCATTTGTCCAGATAGCGGGTCTGGTGGCAAGGAGGATTGTGTGTAAAATCGCGAAGGGGCAGTCGCTCGATATGGGCCAGAAAGTCGGCCTGATCATGTTCGGCTCCCGTATCGACCTCTACCTCCCCCAGAGCGCCGAGGTCACCGTGACCCCCGGCATGAAGGTGAGGGCGGGCGAGTCCGTTATAGGTGAGTTATGA
- the ilvC gene encoding ketol-acid reductoisomerase: protein MEVYYDRDAKPEVLKGKKIAIIGYGSQGHAHANNLRDSGHDVLVGEKKGAPVWMKAEDAGFKVFDAAEAASQGDIVMLLVPDELMGDLYREEVAGNLKEGAYLGFAHGFNIHFKEIVPSENTNVFMVAPKGPGHLVRHQYKLKQGVPTLIAVHQDPSGDTKDIALAYACGIGSGSAGIIETSFREETETDLFGEQVVLCGGITALVQTAFDVLVDAGYSPEMAYFECMHELKLIVDLLYEGGITNMRYSVSNTAQYGDLTRGPRVIGDRVKEEMVRILGEVQSGAFAKEWISENRAGKPVFNALTKKGEEHPIEQVGVKLRGMMPWLQKEKLVDKSKN from the coding sequence ATGGAGGTCTACTACGATCGTGACGCAAAGCCCGAAGTCCTCAAGGGGAAAAAGATAGCCATTATCGGGTATGGGAGCCAGGGTCACGCTCATGCCAATAATTTGAGAGACAGTGGACATGACGTCCTTGTGGGTGAAAAGAAGGGCGCCCCGGTCTGGATGAAGGCCGAGGATGCGGGTTTCAAGGTTTTCGATGCCGCCGAGGCAGCATCCCAGGGGGACATCGTCATGCTCCTGGTTCCCGACGAGCTGATGGGAGACCTCTACAGGGAGGAGGTAGCGGGGAACCTCAAGGAGGGCGCGTATCTGGGTTTTGCCCACGGTTTCAACATCCACTTCAAGGAGATCGTTCCGTCGGAAAATACCAACGTCTTCATGGTGGCACCGAAGGGGCCGGGCCACCTCGTTCGTCACCAGTACAAGCTGAAACAGGGTGTGCCGACTCTTATCGCGGTGCATCAGGATCCCTCCGGGGATACCAAGGACATCGCCCTTGCATACGCCTGCGGAATCGGTTCCGGAAGTGCAGGGATCATTGAAACGTCGTTTCGGGAAGAAACGGAAACCGATCTTTTCGGGGAGCAGGTGGTCCTCTGCGGCGGGATAACGGCCCTCGTGCAGACGGCCTTTGACGTGCTCGTCGATGCGGGTTATTCTCCCGAGATGGCATACTTCGAGTGCATGCACGAGCTGAAACTGATAGTCGACCTGCTCTACGAGGGCGGCATAACGAACATGCGCTACTCCGTGAGCAATACCGCGCAGTATGGTGACCTGACGAGGGGACCGAGAGTAATCGGTGACCGGGTGAAGGAAGAGATGGTGAGGATACTCGGTGAGGTCCAGAGCGGTGCCTTCGCAAAGGAATGGATAAGCGAAAACCGGGCGGGAAAACCGGTATTCAACGCGCTGACGAAGAAAGGGGAGGAACATCCCATAGAGCAGGTGGGTGTGAAGCTGAGAGGGATGATGCCCTGGCTGCAAAAAGAGAAACTGGTGGACAAGAGCAAGAATTAG
- the ilvN gene encoding acetolactate synthase small subunit: MKHTISVLVENEFGVLARVATLFSGRGFNIESLCVAETMDPTASRITLVTSGNEQIIEQILKQLNKLVCVIKVVDMTMGDFVDRELILVKVAAQESTKAEILRLVDIFRGKIVDVSPNTYTIEATGDDGKINAIIEMLRPLGIEEIARTGKVAMSRGALTLKESKKIRQGVENGGLLRS; encoded by the coding sequence ATGAAACACACAATATCTGTTCTCGTGGAGAACGAATTCGGGGTCTTGGCGAGGGTTGCGACTCTGTTCAGCGGGAGGGGGTTCAACATCGAGAGCCTGTGCGTCGCTGAAACGATGGACCCAACGGCATCGAGGATAACCCTGGTAACCAGCGGAAACGAGCAGATTATCGAGCAGATACTCAAGCAGCTGAACAAGCTCGTGTGCGTGATAAAAGTCGTAGACATGACGATGGGCGACTTCGTGGACAGGGAACTGATTCTCGTGAAAGTCGCTGCCCAGGAGAGCACGAAGGCCGAGATCCTGCGGCTCGTGGACATCTTCAGAGGGAAGATCGTGGACGTGAGCCCGAACACATACACAATAGAGGCAACGGGTGACGACGGAAAGATAAACGCAATTATCGAAATGCTCCGGCCCCTCGGCATAGAGGAGATCGCGAGGACAGGGAAGGTTGCCATGTCAAGAGGAGCTCTCACGTTGAAGGAGTCGAAAAAAATACGTCAGGGGGTGGAAAATGGAGGTCTACTACGATCGTGA
- the ilvB gene encoding biosynthetic-type acetolactate synthase large subunit has translation MEEKVRLTGAEIFVRTLIDMGVDTIFGYPGGAVINIYDTLFNNTSIRHYLVRHEQAAVHAADGYARIAGKPGVCLVTSGPGATNTVTGMATAYMDSIPLVVFTGQVPTLLIGNDAFQEADIVGISRPCTKYNYLVKDVNDLARIIKEAFHIASSGRPGPVLVDLPKDVLTASTEYVFPKELKLRGYNPNYKGHPKQIEKAVDLVFNSRRPIIYAGGGVILGDGAKYLTELADLLGVPVALTLMGLGGYPASGENFLGMLGMHGTYAANMTITNSDLIIAIGARFDDRVTGKVDEFAPLAKIIHIDIDPTSIKKNVHVDIPIVGDVKDCLKKMINIVKGKKEVKEYRRKIRPWKSQVEKWDADHPLKYKESKSQIKPQYVVELIYEKTAGKAIITTEVGQNQMWAAQFYRFDKPRTFLTSGGLGTMGYGFPAAIGAQVAKPDMLVIDIAGDGSIQMNIQELATAVQYKLPVKIAILNNGSLGMVRQWQELFFDGKYSQTCLPSYPNFVKIAEAYGALGLRATKPSQVEDVVEKAIKHPGPVVMDFVVDPQEMVYPMVPAGAPISKMLLV, from the coding sequence ATGGAGGAGAAAGTGAGATTAACTGGGGCTGAAATTTTTGTCAGAACGCTCATCGATATGGGGGTGGACACCATCTTCGGGTATCCCGGCGGTGCGGTCATCAATATCTACGACACCCTCTTCAACAACACGTCGATACGGCACTACCTGGTCAGGCACGAGCAGGCCGCCGTTCACGCTGCCGACGGGTATGCGAGAATAGCGGGAAAGCCCGGTGTATGTCTCGTTACGTCTGGCCCCGGTGCCACGAACACCGTTACCGGGATGGCCACGGCTTACATGGATTCGATCCCTCTCGTGGTATTTACCGGCCAGGTGCCCACGCTCCTTATCGGGAACGATGCCTTCCAGGAAGCAGACATCGTGGGAATCTCGAGACCCTGCACGAAATACAACTACCTGGTCAAGGACGTGAATGACCTGGCAAGGATAATCAAGGAGGCCTTTCACATCGCATCGAGCGGGCGCCCGGGGCCCGTTCTCGTCGACCTTCCGAAGGATGTGCTGACTGCGTCAACTGAATACGTCTTCCCCAAGGAGCTCAAGCTTCGCGGTTACAACCCGAACTACAAGGGCCACCCGAAACAGATAGAGAAAGCGGTGGACCTGGTGTTCAACTCACGGAGGCCGATCATATACGCGGGCGGCGGGGTGATACTCGGCGATGGCGCTAAATACCTGACCGAGCTGGCCGACCTTCTCGGTGTGCCGGTAGCGCTGACCCTCATGGGCCTTGGCGGCTATCCCGCCTCGGGAGAGAACTTCCTGGGCATGCTGGGTATGCACGGAACCTATGCGGCAAACATGACGATCACGAACAGCGACCTCATCATCGCCATCGGAGCCCGGTTCGACGACAGGGTGACGGGGAAAGTAGACGAGTTTGCACCCCTTGCGAAGATAATTCACATCGATATCGACCCCACATCGATCAAAAAGAACGTTCACGTCGACATACCCATCGTCGGGGACGTGAAGGACTGCCTGAAAAAGATGATCAATATCGTGAAGGGCAAAAAGGAAGTGAAGGAGTACAGGCGCAAAATACGGCCCTGGAAGAGCCAGGTCGAAAAGTGGGACGCCGACCACCCCCTGAAGTACAAGGAGAGCAAGTCCCAGATCAAACCGCAATATGTGGTGGAGCTGATATACGAGAAGACTGCAGGAAAAGCGATCATTACGACGGAGGTCGGGCAGAACCAGATGTGGGCGGCCCAATTCTACAGATTCGACAAGCCGAGGACCTTTTTGACCTCGGGCGGCCTGGGTACGATGGGCTACGGTTTCCCTGCGGCTATCGGTGCCCAGGTGGCCAAACCCGACATGCTCGTCATTGATATCGCGGGAGATGGCTCGATTCAGATGAACATCCAGGAGCTCGCCACGGCCGTGCAGTATAAGCTGCCGGTCAAGATTGCCATTCTCAACAACGGAAGCCTCGGCATGGTGAGGCAGTGGCAGGAACTGTTCTTCGATGGGAAGTACTCCCAGACATGCCTGCCATCCTATCCGAATTTCGTCAAGATCGCAGAGGCGTACGGCGCCCTCGGCCTGCGTGCAACGAAACCGTCCCAGGTAGAGGATGTGGTGGAAAAGGCCATAAAGCATCCCGGCCCCGTGGTCATGGATTTCGTCGTCGACCCCCAGGAAATGGTCTACCCCATGGTTCCGGCGGGGGCTCCTATCTCAAAGATGCTTCTCGTGTAG
- the ilvD gene encoding dihydroxy-acid dehydratase, with protein MRSRKIKEGLERMPTRALICSTGVPRNEMNKPFVGVASSFTDLIPGHVGMRTLERHIENGVWAGGGVPFIFGIPGICDGIAMGHVGMHYSLPSRELIADMVETITEAHALDALVLLTNCDKITPGMLMAAARLNIPSVVITAGPMLTGRMGERRLSLVSDTFEAIGRYKAGEIQDDELHYLEGEACPGEGSCQGLYTANTMSCLTEAMGMSLPGCASALAGMAKKKQIAFETGRAIMRLVNEGLRPRDIITKEALENAIRVDMALGGSTNSVLHLLAIANEAGVDIPLDTFDRLSRETPQLASVSPAGVHFMEDIEFAGGIPAVLLRLLPLVKPSKTVGDIDIVDVAKSAKVYSDEVIRPLDNPIRSEGGIAVLWGNLAPDGAVVKQSGVDEKVFTFTGRAICFDSEDEAIEKILAGEIPENSVVVIRYEGPRGGPGMREMLGPTSALIGMGLGEKVALLTDGRFSGGTRGPCIGHISPEAMEGGPIAVVRDGDEITMDIKARKLEVRVSDEELSVRLKSFNPPPPKVKKGYLARYAKVVKSANTGAICNEFIE; from the coding sequence ATGAGGAGCCGTAAAATCAAGGAGGGTCTCGAGCGGATGCCCACCAGGGCGCTCATCTGTTCCACGGGAGTTCCCCGGAACGAGATGAACAAGCCATTTGTCGGCGTCGCTTCTTCCTTTACAGACCTGATTCCCGGTCACGTGGGCATGAGGACCCTGGAAAGGCATATCGAAAACGGTGTGTGGGCGGGAGGTGGTGTGCCCTTTATCTTCGGCATTCCGGGAATCTGTGACGGAATTGCCATGGGGCACGTGGGAATGCACTACTCACTGCCCTCGAGGGAGCTCATAGCGGATATGGTCGAGACCATCACGGAAGCCCACGCGCTCGATGCGCTGGTCCTCCTTACCAACTGCGACAAGATCACGCCGGGCATGCTCATGGCTGCGGCGAGGCTGAACATCCCCTCCGTCGTCATCACGGCGGGTCCCATGCTGACAGGGAGGATGGGGGAGAGGAGATTGTCCCTGGTTTCGGATACGTTCGAGGCGATAGGCAGGTACAAGGCGGGCGAGATACAGGATGACGAACTTCACTATCTCGAGGGGGAAGCGTGCCCCGGGGAGGGTTCCTGCCAGGGGCTCTACACGGCGAATACCATGTCGTGCCTGACCGAGGCGATGGGCATGTCTCTCCCGGGGTGTGCCTCGGCTCTCGCAGGGATGGCAAAGAAGAAACAGATTGCTTTCGAAACGGGAAGGGCGATCATGCGGCTCGTCAACGAAGGGCTGCGGCCGCGGGACATCATCACAAAAGAGGCGCTGGAGAATGCTATTCGGGTGGATATGGCCCTTGGCGGGTCCACCAACAGCGTCCTCCATCTCCTGGCCATCGCGAACGAGGCCGGTGTTGACATTCCACTCGACACGTTCGACAGGCTTTCGAGGGAGACGCCGCAGCTTGCCAGTGTCAGCCCGGCGGGCGTGCATTTCATGGAGGATATCGAGTTTGCGGGAGGGATCCCTGCCGTTTTGTTGCGCCTCTTGCCGCTCGTCAAGCCCAGCAAGACCGTCGGCGACATCGACATCGTCGATGTGGCGAAGAGCGCGAAAGTATACTCGGACGAGGTGATACGGCCTCTTGACAACCCCATACGGAGTGAAGGGGGCATTGCGGTGCTCTGGGGCAACCTTGCACCGGATGGCGCCGTTGTCAAGCAGTCGGGTGTCGACGAAAAGGTGTTTACCTTTACCGGCAGGGCCATATGCTTCGATTCCGAGGACGAGGCAATCGAGAAGATCCTGGCGGGCGAAATTCCAGAGAACTCGGTCGTGGTGATCCGGTACGAGGGCCCGAGAGGGGGGCCGGGTATGCGGGAGATGCTGGGCCCCACATCGGCGCTGATCGGCATGGGGCTTGGCGAGAAGGTTGCCCTGCTCACGGATGGAAGGTTCTCGGGGGGTACGAGAGGCCCCTGCATCGGCCACATCTCCCCTGAGGCAATGGAAGGTGGTCCTATTGCCGTTGTCCGTGACGGGGATGAGATTACCATGGACATAAAGGCGAGAAAACTGGAGGTCAGGGTCTCGGACGAGGAGCTGTCGGTGCGGCTCAAGAGTTTCAACCCGCCCCCGCCAAAGGTAAAGAAGGGGTATCTCGCCCGGTACGCAAAAGTCGTGAAGTCGGCAAACACCGGCGCGATCTGTAATGAATTCATCGAGTAA
- a CDS encoding DUF465 domain-containing protein, which translates to MTVRDQSIIEILARKDGDFKKLVDEHRELDRKIQELDTRVYLLPEEEVERKKLSKIKLSKKDKIAKIVSDYKKKLS; encoded by the coding sequence ATGACGGTAAGGGATCAAAGTATCATCGAAATTCTCGCTAGGAAAGATGGTGATTTCAAAAAGCTCGTCGATGAGCACCGGGAACTTGACAGAAAAATTCAGGAACTCGACACGAGAGTCTACCTTCTGCCCGAAGAGGAGGTGGAACGAAAGAAGCTGAGCAAGATCAAGCTCTCGAAAAAGGATAAAATCGCCAAGATCGTATCTGATTACAAGAAAAAGCTCAGTTAA
- the tsaB gene encoding tRNA (adenosine(37)-N6)-threonylcarbamoyltransferase complex dimerization subunit type 1 TsaB — translation MSGDLLRKGLYLGIEPTDPPGSIALGIDGRVLSFRSQPRERQFSEVFLPLLDEMLNEAESGRSDIRGVVICSGPGSFTGIRVGFSFAFGIAQAMNVRIFPVPTLDVMAYRAPAGYDLVVPALDARKGEVYTALYRREEQGISRLSDYISITPENLVYKTVSQNSFVYGPGYVRYRGVFNRGGIGPYPGEEDTADALSARALLEYFYSADSIAGLGPEDAQPIYVRPSEAELKYSRREK, via the coding sequence ATGAGCGGTGACCTGCTTCGTAAAGGTCTCTATCTCGGCATCGAGCCAACAGACCCTCCCGGCAGCATCGCTCTGGGAATTGATGGCCGTGTTCTGTCTTTTCGATCTCAGCCCCGGGAAAGACAATTTTCCGAGGTTTTCCTTCCCCTCCTCGATGAGATGCTTAACGAGGCAGAAAGCGGTAGGTCGGATATCCGGGGGGTGGTCATCTGCTCCGGACCGGGCTCTTTCACGGGTATCCGCGTGGGATTTTCCTTCGCCTTCGGGATCGCTCAGGCAATGAATGTCAGAATTTTTCCCGTGCCGACACTCGATGTCATGGCCTATCGGGCGCCCGCCGGGTATGACCTTGTCGTTCCCGCTCTCGATGCGAGGAAGGGGGAGGTTTACACGGCTCTGTACCGCAGGGAGGAGCAGGGTATATCCCGGCTGAGCGATTATATTTCAATTACTCCCGAAAATCTGGTATATAAAACTGTATCCCAGAACAGCTTTGTCTACGGGCCGGGGTACGTTCGTTACAGAGGGGTATTCAATCGGGGGGGTATCGGTCCATATCCCGGAGAGGAAGACACAGCCGATGCCCTGAGCGCAAGGGCGCTTCTGGAGTATTTTTACTCCGCCGATTCTATTGCGGGGCTCGGTCCCGAAGATGCCCAGCCCATTTACGTCCGGCCATCGGAGGCAGAGCTGAAATATAGCAGGAGGGAAAAATGA